From the genome of Maribacter algicola, one region includes:
- a CDS encoding pseudouridine synthase — MNDHSHFKIYKPVGVLSQMTSGEARQLRKKRFLTELYDFPQGTMPIGRLDEKSEGLLLMTTDGKLTDYINNAGIEKEYWVQLDGIIDQKTIEKLAAGVTIGIFGKNYFAKPYKIEKLDEAPTLPEASPKLRIGLHRPTSWIKIVLTEGKFRQVRKMTAAVGYPTIRLVRVRVGPIALNGLKEGSVQDLPDLPTLLFGGESRK; from the coding sequence TCAGATGACATCGGGTGAAGCAAGACAATTGCGCAAAAAGAGATTCCTGACAGAACTTTATGACTTTCCCCAAGGAACCATGCCCATTGGAAGGTTAGACGAAAAATCTGAAGGCCTTTTATTGATGACTACCGATGGAAAATTGACCGACTATATCAATAATGCGGGGATTGAAAAGGAATATTGGGTGCAGCTGGACGGTATCATTGACCAAAAAACCATAGAAAAACTTGCAGCGGGCGTTACTATTGGGATTTTTGGAAAGAATTATTTTGCCAAACCCTATAAAATCGAAAAATTGGACGAGGCCCCTACCCTGCCCGAAGCAAGTCCCAAACTTCGTATCGGCCTTCATAGACCAACTTCATGGATCAAGATTGTTTTAACCGAGGGCAAATTTCGACAGGTACGCAAAATGACCGCAGCCGTTGGATATCCTACGATTAGATTGGTACGGGTGCGTGTTGGCCCCATTGCATTAAATGGGTTAAAAGAAGGCTCCGTGCAAGACCTACCTGATTTACCTACTCTATTGTTTGGAGGTGAATCTAGAAAATAG